One region of Candidatus Omnitrophota bacterium genomic DNA includes:
- a CDS encoding aromatic aminobenezylarsenical efflux permease ArsG family transporter, with protein MDGILIAAASALWLGILTSISPCPLATNITAISFLARKIAHPKIVFFSGLAYTTGRMISYALLGIIIANSLLSVPTLANWLQRYINKVFGIILTLTGLFLLDILKLNFKAITISARQQDKLAGAGIGGAFALGLFFALAFCPISAALFFGSLIPLALKYKPGALLPLIYGIGTGLPVLLFAFLIALGISSLNRWFKWMTRIEYIMRKATGLIFILAGIYYIWVYLLKKG; from the coding sequence ATGGATGGCATCCTGATAGCTGCGGCATCCGCGTTATGGCTGGGGATCTTAACTTCCATCAGCCCCTGCCCTCTGGCGACTAATATAACCGCGATCTCTTTCTTAGCGAGAAAAATAGCCCATCCTAAAATAGTATTCTTCTCGGGCCTGGCTTATACTACCGGCAGAATGATCTCCTACGCGCTCCTGGGGATTATCATCGCTAACTCGCTCTTAAGCGTCCCGACCCTGGCTAATTGGCTGCAAAGATACATCAATAAAGTTTTCGGCATTATATTGACCCTTACCGGGTTATTCTTATTAGATATCTTAAAGTTAAATTTCAAGGCAATTACGATTTCCGCCAGGCAACAGGATAAACTTGCCGGCGCCGGAATAGGAGGGGCTTTTGCTTTAGGATTGTTCTTCGCTCTGGCATTTTGCCCAATATCCGCGGCGCTTTTCTTCGGCAGCCTTATACCGCTGGCGCTTAAATATAAACCCGGGGCATTATTGCCGCTGATCTACGGCATTGGGACAGGCCTGCCGGTATTATTATTCGCTTTCTTGATCGCCCTGGGCATATCGTCATTGAACCGCTGGTTCAAATGGATGACCAGGATAGAATACATTATGCGCAAAGCCACCGGGCTGATATTTATCCTGGCCGGGATATATTACATATGGGTTTATCTGTTAAAAAAAGGATAA
- a CDS encoding nitrophenyl compound nitroreductase subunit ArsF family protein, with the protein FNCKFLYNWELGTTSTMIKRLFFVLCVIGSNAVCFAADNTPAAAIYAYYFHGNVRCATCHKLEQYSQEAIENNFKDELASGKLLFKVINVEEKENAHFIDDYQLYTKALVISRIKDGKELRSKNLTRIWELVGNKARFLEYVKEEVSNFLKES; encoded by the coding sequence ATTTAATTGTAAATTCTTATACAACTGGGAGTTAGGTACAACGTCTACGATGATAAAACGATTGTTTTTTGTTCTCTGCGTTATCGGATCAAACGCTGTTTGTTTTGCCGCTGACAATACGCCGGCTGCCGCGATATACGCGTATTATTTCCACGGAAATGTCCGCTGCGCGACCTGCCACAAGTTGGAGCAATATTCCCAAGAGGCGATTGAAAACAATTTCAAAGATGAATTGGCTTCCGGAAAACTCCTGTTCAAAGTAATTAACGTGGAGGAGAAAGAAAACGCGCATTTCATAGACGACTATCAGCTTTACACCAAGGCATTAGTTATTTCCCGGATAAAAGACGGGAAGGAGCTACGGTCGAAAAACCTTACCCGGATATGGGAGCTTGTGGGCAATAAGGCAAGGTTCCTGGAATATGTTAAAGAAGAGGTGTCCAACTTCTTAAAAGAGTCATAA